The following coding sequences are from one Nonlabens arenilitoris window:
- a CDS encoding tyrosine-type recombinase/integrase, producing MVKYLILLSSGFFMSLQSFLDYLSLEKKYSQHTVIAYKRDLQQLAAFLHEEYDLCLNQATYPLIRTWLSALLDAELSARTINRKVAAFKSYYKFLLATGCIDFHPLSKHKSLKVSKTIQIPFSKDEVQQILDSTYDPSNFEVVRDLLLIELFYVTGMRKEEMINLKISDVNLPYKTIRVLGKRNKERIIPLLESIVPKLDTYLSLRNQVVDGNRQELLLTKKGDKLYSGLVYRIIKSYFSKVSQKVKTSPHILRHSFATHLLDEGADLNAVKELLGHASLASTQVYTHSSMAMLKGVYKNAHPRSIKD from the coding sequence GTGGTAAAATACTTAATTTTACTGTCTAGCGGTTTTTTTATGTCTTTACAATCCTTTCTAGATTATTTATCCCTTGAGAAGAAATATTCTCAGCATACCGTTATAGCTTATAAAAGAGATTTGCAACAACTTGCTGCTTTTTTGCATGAAGAGTATGATCTATGCTTAAATCAAGCGACTTACCCTTTGATAAGGACTTGGTTAAGTGCATTGCTTGACGCTGAACTCAGTGCAAGAACGATTAATCGCAAGGTGGCTGCATTTAAGAGTTATTATAAGTTTTTACTTGCTACTGGGTGTATAGATTTCCATCCCTTATCTAAGCATAAAAGTCTTAAAGTTTCAAAAACTATACAGATTCCGTTTTCTAAAGATGAAGTTCAGCAAATTTTAGATAGTACTTATGACCCCTCAAACTTTGAGGTAGTTAGGGATTTACTTCTTATAGAGTTGTTTTATGTAACGGGAATGAGAAAGGAAGAGATGATAAATCTTAAAATTTCAGATGTGAATCTACCGTATAAAACTATTAGGGTTTTGGGTAAACGCAATAAAGAGCGTATAATTCCATTATTAGAGTCAATTGTGCCAAAACTAGACACTTATTTAAGTTTGAGAAATCAGGTTGTAGATGGGAATCGTCAGGAATTATTATTGACTAAAAAAGGAGATAAACTTTATTCTGGTCTTGTGTATAGGATTATTAAATCGTATTTTAGTAAGGTATCTCAAAAGGTAAAAACGAGTCCACATATTTTAAGGCATTCTTTTGCTACTCATCTATTAGATGAAGGTGCAGATTTAAATGCGGTAAAGGAATTATTAGGGCATGCTAGTCTCGCTTCTACTCAGGTTTATACTCATTCTAGTATGGCAATGTTAAAAGGGGTATATAAAAATGCGCATCCGCGCTCAATTAAAGATTAA
- the hpf gene encoding ribosome hibernation-promoting factor, HPF/YfiA family has protein sequence MKVNVQSVNFNADVKLIEFIQERLDKLEHFYSKIINADVYLKVQKTSSPENKIIEVRLFVPGEDLIASKTCKSFEQCIDECADALERQLKKRKEKQNSH, from the coding sequence ATGAAGGTAAATGTGCAGTCTGTGAATTTTAATGCAGACGTTAAACTGATTGAATTTATTCAAGAACGATTAGATAAACTAGAACATTTTTACAGTAAGATCATAAATGCAGATGTTTATCTAAAAGTTCAAAAAACTTCATCGCCTGAAAATAAAATTATTGAAGTAAGGTTATTTGTGCCTGGTGAGGACCTAATTGCCTCAAAGACATGTAAATCCTTTGAGCAATGTATAGATGAATGTGCAGATGCTTTAGAGCGTCAACTTAAAAAAAGGAAGGAAAAACAGAATTCTCATTAA
- the tuf gene encoding elongation factor Tu, translating to MAKETYDRSKPHLNVGTIGHVDHGKTTLTAAITKVLADAGFSNATSFDQIDNAPEEKERGITINSSHVEYQTENRHYAHVDCPGHADYVKNMVTGAAQMDGAILVVAATDGPMPQTREHILLGRQVGIPRIVVFLNKVDMVDDEELLELVDMEVRDLLSFYEYDGDNGPVVSGSALGALNGEQKWVDTVLELMDAVDSWIEEPVRDMDKPFLMPIEDVFSITGRGTVATGRIETGVANTGDPVEIIGMGAEKLTSTITGIEMFRQILDRGEAGDNAGILLRGIEKTQISRGMVIVKPGSVTPHAKFKAEVYILKKEEGGRHTPFHNNYRPQFYVRTTDVTGNIALPSGVEMVMPGDNLTITVDLIQPIALNLGLRFAIREGGRTVGAGQVTEILD from the coding sequence ATGGCTAAAGAAACGTACGATCGTTCGAAACCCCACCTAAATGTAGGAACAATTGGTCACGTTGACCACGGTAAAACTACACTTACTGCTGCAATTACGAAAGTTCTTGCTGATGCTGGTTTCTCTAATGCGACAAGTTTTGATCAAATTGACAACGCTCCTGAAGAAAAAGAGCGTGGTATTACTATTAACTCATCACACGTTGAGTATCAAACAGAGAACAGACACTACGCACACGTAGATTGTCCTGGTCACGCCGATTATGTGAAGAACATGGTTACTGGTGCTGCTCAAATGGATGGAGCAATTCTTGTGGTTGCTGCAACTGATGGTCCTATGCCACAGACGCGTGAGCACATTCTTTTAGGTAGACAAGTAGGTATACCTCGTATCGTTGTATTCCTTAATAAAGTGGATATGGTGGATGATGAAGAGCTTCTTGAGTTAGTTGATATGGAGGTTCGTGATTTGTTATCTTTTTATGAGTATGATGGTGACAATGGTCCTGTTGTTTCGGGTTCTGCGTTAGGTGCGTTGAACGGTGAGCAAAAATGGGTTGATACAGTTCTTGAGTTGATGGACGCTGTTGATTCTTGGATTGAGGAGCCTGTTCGTGATATGGATAAGCCGTTCTTGATGCCAATCGAAGATGTGTTTTCTATTACAGGTCGTGGTACTGTTGCAACTGGTCGTATAGAGACTGGTGTTGCTAATACTGGAGATCCTGTAGAGATCATTGGTATGGGTGCTGAGAAGTTAACTTCTACTATTACTGGTATTGAGATGTTCCGTCAGATTCTTGATAGAGGTGAAGCTGGTGATAATGCTGGTATCCTTTTAAGAGGTATTGAGAAGACTCAGATTTCACGTGGTATGGTTATCGTTAAGCCTGGATCTGTTACTCCTCATGCTAAGTTTAAGGCAGAAGTTTATATTCTTAAGAAAGAAGAAGGTGGACGTCATACTCCATTCCATAATAATTATCGTCCGCAGTTCTATGTTAGAACAACTGACGTAACTGGTAATATCGCTTTACCTTCAGGTGTTGAGATGGTTATGCCTGGTGATAACTTAACTATTACAGTTGATTTAATTCAGCCTATTGCATTAAACTTAGGTTTACGTTTTGCTATCCGTGAAGGTGGTAGAACCGTTGGAGCTGGTCAAGTTACTGAAATTCTAGATTAA
- the secE gene encoding preprotein translocase subunit SecE encodes MGLVSYVKESYSELTNHVSWPSWSEAQKLTVTVAVFSIVFALIIWGIDSVFSKVITNYFSWIKNS; translated from the coding sequence ATGGGATTAGTAAGTTACGTAAAAGAATCGTACAGTGAATTAACAAACCATGTGTCTTGGCCTTCTTGGTCAGAGGCTCAAAAGTTAACTGTAACGGTTGCTGTTTTTTCAATAGTATTTGCCTTGATAATTTGGGGTATTGATTCCGTTTTTAGTAAAGTTATTACTAATTATTTCTCTTGGATTAAGAATAGTTAA
- the nusG gene encoding transcription termination/antitermination protein NusG, which translates to MAVDSNEVMHWYVVRSVSGQENKIKDYIESEIAHHNLQDFLKQILVPTEKVVQIRNGKKINKEKVYFPGYIMIQARLEGEVPHIIKSVNGVIGFLGETKGGDPVPLRKSEVNRMLGKVDELAEQVDNIAIPFKVGETIKVVDGPFNGFNGTIEKVNEEKRKLEVMVKIFGRKTPLELSYMQVEKV; encoded by the coding sequence ATGGCAGTTGATAGTAACGAAGTGATGCATTGGTATGTGGTAAGATCTGTAAGTGGTCAAGAAAATAAAATTAAGGATTATATAGAATCTGAAATTGCTCATCATAACTTACAAGATTTTTTAAAGCAAATTTTAGTTCCTACCGAAAAAGTCGTTCAGATTCGTAATGGTAAGAAGATTAATAAAGAGAAGGTTTATTTTCCTGGTTATATTATGATTCAGGCTAGGCTTGAAGGAGAGGTTCCTCATATAATTAAATCTGTAAACGGAGTTATTGGCTTCTTAGGTGAAACTAAAGGCGGTGATCCCGTTCCTCTTAGGAAAAGCGAAGTGAATAGAATGCTAGGTAAGGTTGATGAACTAGCAGAACAAGTAGATAATATAGCTATTCCGTTTAAAGTTGGTGAAACAATTAAGGTTGTTGATGGTCCTTTTAACGGTTTTAATGGTACTATCGAGAAGGTTAATGAAGAGAAGCGTAAGCTTGAGGTGATGGTGAAGATTTTCGGTCGAAAGACTCCATTGGAGTTGAGCTATATGCAAGTAGAGAAAGTATAA
- the rplK gene encoding 50S ribosomal protein L11, with amino-acid sequence MAKEVSKVVKLQVRGGAANPSPPVGPALGAAGVNIMEFCKQFNARTQDKPGKVLPVAITVYKDKSFDFVIKTPPAAVQILEAAKLKGGSGEPNRKKVATISWDQVRLIAEDKMPDLNAFTVDSAMRMVAGTARSMGVNVKGGDAPA; translated from the coding sequence ATGGCTAAAGAAGTATCTAAGGTTGTAAAATTACAAGTTAGAGGTGGTGCGGCAAATCCATCTCCGCCTGTAGGACCTGCATTAGGTGCGGCTGGTGTAAATATCATGGAGTTTTGTAAGCAATTTAATGCTAGAACTCAAGATAAGCCTGGTAAAGTGTTACCAGTAGCAATTACAGTGTATAAAGACAAGTCTTTTGACTTTGTTATTAAAACACCTCCAGCAGCAGTTCAAATCCTAGAAGCGGCAAAACTTAAAGGCGGTAGTGGAGAACCAAATCGTAAAAAGGTAGCAACTATCAGTTGGGATCAGGTTAGATTGATTGCAGAAGATAAAATGCCTGACCTAAATGCATTTACAGTAGACAGCGCTATGAGAATGGTTGCAGGTACTGCTAGATCTATGGGTGTTAACGTTAAAGGTGGAGATGCTCCAGCTTAA
- the rplA gene encoding 50S ribosomal protein L1 — protein sequence MAKLTKKQKEAHAKIDGAEMYSLADASKLVKDITNVKFDASVDLAVRLNVDPRKANQMVRGVVTLPHGTGKDVKVLALVTPDKEAEATAAGADYVGLDEYLDKIKGGWTDVDVIITMPSVMGKLGPLGRVLGPRGLMPNPKTGTVTMDVAKAVSDVKAGKIDFKVDKTGIIHAAIGKVSFDADKIAGNAKELINTLVKLKPTTSKGVYIKSIYMSSTMSPGISIDAKRFADD from the coding sequence ATGGCAAAATTAACAAAAAAGCAAAAAGAAGCTCATGCTAAAATAGATGGTGCAGAAATGTATTCATTAGCAGACGCTTCTAAATTGGTAAAAGATATTACGAATGTTAAGTTCGACGCTTCAGTAGATCTTGCTGTGAGACTTAATGTTGATCCACGTAAAGCTAATCAAATGGTTAGAGGTGTGGTAACATTACCTCATGGAACAGGTAAAGATGTTAAGGTTTTAGCATTAGTAACTCCAGATAAAGAAGCGGAAGCAACGGCTGCTGGTGCAGATTATGTTGGACTGGATGAATATCTTGATAAAATTAAAGGCGGTTGGACTGATGTTGATGTTATCATCACCATGCCAAGCGTTATGGGTAAGTTAGGTCCTTTAGGTCGAGTATTAGGTCCAAGAGGTTTAATGCCTAATCCAAAAACAGGAACGGTTACTATGGATGTAGCAAAAGCTGTTTCTGATGTGAAAGCTGGTAAGATTGACTTTAAGGTCGATAAGACAGGTATTATACATGCTGCAATTGGTAAAGTATCTTTTGATGCTGATAAAATTGCAGGTAATGCAAAAGAATTAATTAATACGTTAGTTAAACTGAAACCTACAACGTCAAAAGGTGTATACATCAAAAGTATATATATGTCTAGTACTATGAGTCCTGGAATATCTATTGATGCTAAGCGTTTTGCAGACGACTAA
- the rplJ gene encoding 50S ribosomal protein L10 has product MTREEKANVIQDLTATLGNSSTIYLADISGLNASDTSNLRRACFKANVSISVVKNTLLEKAMEASDKDFGELPELLKGNTSIMISEVANAPAKVIQTFRKKSDKPILKGAYIEEAIYVGDRFEELSNIKSKEEMIGEVIGLLQSPAKNVVSALKSGGSTIAGLIKTLSER; this is encoded by the coding sequence ATGACAAGAGAAGAAAAAGCAAATGTTATTCAAGATTTGACTGCTACGTTAGGTAATAGTTCAACAATCTATTTAGCAGATATTTCTGGCTTAAATGCATCAGATACTTCTAATTTAAGAAGAGCTTGTTTTAAAGCTAATGTTTCAATTTCTGTAGTAAAAAACACATTGCTTGAGAAGGCTATGGAAGCTTCAGATAAAGATTTTGGTGAATTGCCAGAATTATTGAAAGGGAATACTTCTATAATGATTTCTGAAGTAGCTAATGCTCCAGCTAAAGTAATTCAGACTTTTAGAAAAAAATCTGACAAACCTATTTTAAAAGGTGCTTATATTGAAGAAGCTATTTATGTAGGTGATAGATTCGAAGAGTTGAGTAATATCAAATCTAAAGAAGAAATGATTGGTGAAGTTATTGGACTTCTTCAATCTCCTGCCAAAAATGTTGTATCTGCACTTAAATCAGGTGGTAGTACAATTGCAGGTTTAATTAAGACACTATCTGAAAGATAG
- the rplL gene encoding 50S ribosomal protein L7/L12: MADLKDFAEQLVNLTVKEVNELATILKDEYGIEPAAAAVAMAGPAGGGDAAADEQTEFDVILKAPGGAKLAVVKLVKELTGAGLKDAKDLVDNAPSPIKEGVSKDEAEALKAQLEEAGAEVELK, encoded by the coding sequence ATGGCAGATTTAAAAGATTTCGCTGAGCAGTTAGTTAACTTAACTGTTAAAGAAGTAAACGAACTAGCAACCATCCTTAAAGACGAGTATGGTATTGAGCCTGCAGCTGCTGCTGTAGCTATGGCTGGTCCAGCTGGTGGTGGTGACGCTGCTGCTGATGAGCAAACTGAATTTGATGTTATCCTTAAGGCTCCAGGTGGTGCTAAATTAGCGGTTGTTAAACTTGTAAAAGAACTTACAGGTGCTGGACTTAAAGATGCAAAAGACCTAGTTGATAATGCGCCATCTCCGATCAAAGAAGGTGTGTCTAAAGACGAGGCAGAAGCACTTAAGGCACAGCTTGAAGAAGCTGGTGCTGAGGTTGAGTTGAAGTAA
- the rpoB gene encoding DNA-directed RNA polymerase subunit beta, with protein sequence MLATNTERINFSTVTTKADYPDLLDIQIKSFQDFFQLETKSDKREVEGLYNTFMENFPITDTRNQFVLEFLDYFVDPPRYSIQECIERGLTYSVPLKSRLKLYCTDPEHEDFETIVQDVYLGTIPYMTPSGTFVINGAERVVVSQLHRSPGVFFGQSFHANGTKLYSARVIPFKGSWIEFATDINSVMYAYIDRKKKLPVTTLFRAIGFERDKDILGIFDLAEEVKASKTGLKKYLGRKLAARVLRTWHEDFVDEDTGEVVSIERNEIVLDRDTVLDKEHIDEIMESQAKTILLHKEDNQSADYAIIHNTLQKDPTNSEKEAVEHIYRQLRNAEPPDEETARGIIDKLFFSDQRYNLGEVGRYRMNKKLGLDIAMDKQVLTKEDIITIIKYLIELINSKAEIDDIDHLSNRRVRTVGEQLSQQFGVGLARMARTIRERMNVRDNEVFTPIDLINAKTLSSVINSFFGTNQLSQFMDQTNPLAEITHKRRLSALGPGGLSRERAGFEVRDVHYTHYGRLCPIETPEGPNIGLISSLAVFAKVNSMGFIETPYRSVKDGVVNLEEEPTYLSAEEEEGMHIAQANLPLDGKGKIDQDKVIARMEGDFPVVDPSEVVYADVAPNQIASISASLIPFLEHDDANRALMGSNMMRQAVPLLRVDAPIVGTGLERQVATDSRVLINAEGDGEVTYVDAQRISIKYDRTDREKAISFEPEETTYNLIKFRKTNQGTSITLKPIVKKGDRVNRGQVLCQGYATEAGELALGRNMKVAFMPWKGYNFEDAIVISEKVVREDIFTSIHVDEYSLDVRDTKLGNEELTPDIPNVSEEATADLDEQGMIRIGAEVKPGDILIGKITPKGESDPTPEEKLLRAIFGDKAGDVKDASLKASPSLRGVVIDKKLFSRAVKDKRKRAQDKEDIAKLEQAYQSKFDNLQERLIEKLFEIVSGKTSQGVFNDLGEEVLPKGKKYTLKMLHSVDDYTHLVSGTWTTSKETNEMIADLLHNYKIKENDLQGSLRREKFTISVGDELPAGIIKLAKVYIAKKRKLKVGDKMAGRHGNKGIVARIVRQEDMPFLEDGTPVDIVLNPLGVPSRMNIGQIYETVLGWAGQKLGKTFATPIFDGATLDQINAYTDEAGIPRFGHTYLYDGGTGDRFDQPATVGVIYMLKLGHMVDDKMHARSIGPYSLITQQPLGGKAQFGGQRFGEMEVWALEAYGASSTLREILTVKSDDVIGRAKTYEAIVKGEPMPEPGLPESFNVLMHELKGLGLDLRLED encoded by the coding sequence ATGCTGGCAACAAACACAGAGAGAATTAATTTTTCGACGGTAACAACTAAAGCAGATTATCCTGATCTGCTAGATATCCAAATTAAATCTTTTCAGGATTTCTTTCAATTAGAAACGAAATCTGATAAAAGAGAAGTAGAAGGTCTATATAATACCTTCATGGAAAATTTTCCAATTACAGATACTCGCAATCAATTTGTATTGGAGTTTCTTGATTATTTCGTTGATCCTCCTAGATACTCTATTCAAGAGTGTATTGAAAGAGGTTTAACCTACAGCGTGCCTCTTAAGTCACGTCTTAAATTATACTGTACTGACCCAGAGCATGAAGACTTTGAAACAATTGTTCAGGATGTTTATCTAGGAACTATTCCTTACATGACTCCTTCTGGAACTTTTGTTATTAACGGTGCTGAACGAGTAGTAGTTTCTCAACTACACCGTTCTCCTGGAGTTTTCTTTGGTCAATCTTTCCATGCAAATGGAACTAAACTTTACTCAGCTCGTGTTATTCCTTTCAAAGGATCATGGATTGAGTTTGCGACAGATATTAATAGTGTAATGTATGCTTATATCGATCGTAAGAAGAAATTACCTGTAACAACTCTTTTTCGTGCCATCGGATTTGAAAGAGATAAAGACATTCTCGGTATTTTTGATTTAGCAGAAGAAGTAAAAGCTTCTAAAACTGGATTAAAAAAATATCTTGGTCGCAAGTTAGCAGCTCGTGTTTTAAGAACATGGCATGAAGATTTTGTGGATGAAGATACAGGAGAGGTAGTTTCTATTGAGCGTAATGAGATTGTACTTGACCGTGATACAGTTCTAGATAAGGAGCATATCGATGAGATCATGGAATCTCAGGCAAAAACGATACTTCTTCATAAAGAAGATAATCAGTCTGCTGATTACGCTATTATCCACAATACTTTACAAAAAGATCCTACAAACTCTGAGAAAGAGGCTGTAGAACATATATATAGACAACTACGTAATGCTGAGCCGCCTGATGAGGAAACAGCACGTGGTATAATCGATAAATTATTCTTCTCAGATCAACGTTATAATTTAGGTGAGGTTGGTCGTTACAGAATGAATAAGAAGTTAGGACTGGATATCGCCATGGATAAGCAAGTGCTTACTAAGGAAGATATCATTACTATCATCAAGTATCTTATTGAATTAATTAATTCAAAGGCCGAGATTGATGATATTGACCACTTATCAAATCGTCGTGTTAGAACTGTTGGAGAACAATTATCACAACAGTTCGGTGTTGGTCTAGCTCGTATGGCTAGAACAATTCGTGAACGCATGAATGTTAGAGATAATGAAGTATTTACTCCTATAGATTTGATTAATGCAAAGACTTTGTCTTCTGTAATTAATTCATTCTTTGGGACAAATCAGTTGTCTCAATTTATGGATCAAACTAATCCACTGGCTGAAATCACACATAAGCGTAGATTATCTGCACTTGGGCCTGGTGGTCTTTCTAGAGAAAGAGCTGGATTTGAGGTACGTGATGTTCACTATACGCACTACGGAAGATTGTGTCCTATTGAAACTCCTGAAGGTCCAAATATTGGTCTTATCTCGTCATTAGCTGTTTTTGCTAAAGTGAATAGTATGGGATTCATTGAGACGCCTTACCGTTCAGTTAAGGATGGTGTGGTTAATCTTGAAGAAGAGCCTACTTATTTAAGTGCTGAGGAAGAAGAAGGAATGCATATTGCACAAGCAAACTTACCATTAGACGGTAAGGGTAAGATAGATCAAGATAAGGTTATTGCTCGTATGGAAGGTGATTTCCCAGTTGTTGATCCTTCTGAGGTTGTATATGCTGATGTTGCGCCTAATCAAATCGCATCTATCTCTGCTTCTTTAATCCCATTCTTAGAACATGATGATGCAAACCGTGCATTGATGGGATCTAACATGATGCGTCAGGCTGTACCTCTTTTAAGAGTAGATGCACCTATAGTAGGAACAGGTTTGGAAAGACAAGTTGCAACAGATTCACGCGTGTTAATTAATGCAGAAGGTGACGGTGAAGTGACATATGTTGATGCGCAACGTATAAGCATTAAATATGATAGAACAGACCGTGAAAAGGCGATAAGTTTTGAACCTGAAGAAACCACCTATAATTTAATCAAATTCCGTAAAACGAATCAAGGTACAAGTATAACACTTAAGCCTATCGTTAAGAAAGGTGATAGAGTTAATAGAGGTCAAGTTTTATGTCAAGGTTATGCAACTGAAGCTGGAGAACTTGCCCTAGGTCGTAACATGAAGGTAGCTTTTATGCCTTGGAAAGGTTACAACTTTGAGGATGCGATTGTAATTTCTGAAAAAGTTGTTCGTGAAGATATTTTCACCTCTATCCATGTTGATGAGTACTCTTTAGATGTTAGAGATACTAAGCTAGGTAATGAGGAGTTGACACCTGATATACCAAACGTTTCTGAAGAAGCAACTGCAGATCTAGATGAGCAAGGTATGATACGTATCGGTGCAGAAGTAAAACCTGGTGATATTTTGATAGGTAAAATTACTCCTAAAGGAGAGTCAGACCCTACACCTGAGGAAAAACTTCTACGTGCTATTTTTGGAGATAAAGCAGGTGATGTAAAAGATGCATCATTAAAAGCTTCTCCATCTTTACGTGGTGTTGTTATTGATAAAAAGCTTTTCTCTAGAGCCGTTAAGGATAAGAGAAAAAGAGCGCAGGATAAAGAAGATATTGCAAAATTAGAACAGGCATATCAGTCTAAATTTGATAATCTTCAAGAGCGTTTAATAGAAAAATTATTTGAAATTGTAAGTGGTAAAACATCACAAGGTGTGTTCAATGATTTAGGAGAAGAGGTTCTACCTAAAGGTAAAAAGTATACACTTAAAATGTTGCATTCAGTAGATGATTATACACATTTAGTTTCTGGAACTTGGACTACCAGCAAGGAAACTAACGAGATGATTGCTGACTTACTACACAATTATAAAATTAAAGAAAATGATCTTCAAGGATCATTACGTCGCGAGAAGTTTACCATCTCTGTAGGAGATGAACTTCCTGCTGGAATTATCAAACTAGCAAAAGTTTACATCGCTAAAAAGCGTAAACTTAAAGTAGGTGATAAGATGGCTGGACGTCACGGTAATAAAGGTATTGTTGCGCGTATTGTACGTCAAGAAGATATGCCGTTCCTTGAAGATGGAACGCCAGTGGATATTGTTTTGAATCCACTTGGGGTACCTTCACGTATGAACATTGGTCAAATATATGAGACCGTTTTAGGATGGGCAGGACAGAAGTTAGGAAAGACTTTTGCTACACCTATTTTTGATGGTGCTACTTTAGACCAGATTAATGCTTATACAGATGAAGCAGGAATCCCACGTTTCGGTCATACATATTTATATGATGGTGGTACTGGAGACAGATTTGATCAACCTGCAACAGTTGGTGTGATTTATATGCTGAAACTAGGACACATGGTAGATGATAAGATGCACGCTCGTTCTATCGGGCCATACTCATTGATTACTCAGCAGCCACTTGGTGGTAAAGCACAATTTGGTGGTCAACGATTTGGAGAGATGGAAGTATGGGCATTAGAGGCTTATGGAGCGTCTAGTACACTACGTGAAATCTTAACTGTGAAGTCGGATGACGTTATAGGACGTGCAAAGACTTATGAGGCGATTGTAAAAGGTGAGCCTATGCCAGAACCTGGTCTTCCAGAATCATTTAATGTATTAATGCACGAGTTGAAAGGTCTTGGATTAGACTTAAGACTTGAGGATTAA